The proteins below come from a single Streptomyces spongiicola genomic window:
- a CDS encoding histidine phosphatase family protein, with protein MTGTGINTERTVVHLIRHGEVDNPDGVLYGRRPGYHLSELGRRMADRVAEYLADRDVTHVAASPLERAQETAAPIAKSHGLTLDTDERLIEAANVFEGKTFGVGDGALRRPGNWRHLTNPFRPSWGEPYVDQVVRMMGALGSARDAARGHEAVLVSHQLPIWIVRSHVEKRRLWHDPRRRQCTLASLTTFTFQGDGIVSVAYAEPARDLVPPHLLAGAKPVKGKSKAFGA; from the coding sequence ATGACCGGTACGGGAATCAATACGGAGAGGACCGTCGTCCATCTCATCCGGCACGGTGAAGTGGACAACCCGGACGGCGTCCTCTACGGGCGGCGCCCCGGCTACCACCTCTCCGAGCTGGGCCGCCGGATGGCCGACCGGGTCGCCGAGTACCTGGCCGACCGCGACGTCACCCATGTCGCGGCCTCCCCGCTGGAGCGGGCACAGGAGACGGCAGCGCCGATCGCCAAGTCCCACGGGCTGACCCTGGACACCGACGAGCGGCTGATCGAGGCGGCCAACGTCTTCGAGGGCAAGACCTTCGGCGTAGGCGACGGCGCGCTGCGCAGGCCGGGCAACTGGCGGCACCTCACCAATCCGTTCCGGCCGTCCTGGGGAGAGCCGTATGTGGACCAGGTGGTGCGGATGATGGGCGCCCTCGGCTCCGCCCGGGACGCCGCCCGCGGCCACGAGGCGGTCCTGGTGAGCCACCAGCTGCCGATCTGGATCGTGCGCAGCCATGTGGAGAAGCGCCGGCTCTGGCACGACCCGCGCCGCCGGCAGTGCACCCTCGCATCGCTGACGACCTTCACCTTCCAGGGCGACGGGATCGTCTCGGTCGCGTATGCGGAGCCCGCGCGCGATCTTGTGCCTCCGCATCTCCTCGCGGGTGCCAAACCGGTCAAGGGAAAGTCCAAGGCGTTTGGCGCATAG
- a CDS encoding polysaccharide deacetylase family protein produces MRDITRRSLLGAGLGAAAAIGAAGCGAGSRGGEPGRGGGQPGRSGDDTSGGGSERPGASQRPVRPIGDGSTADTGEQPGQPGPPAPLEPGQAPPQFVIFSWDGAGEVGNGLFPRFLELAREHDASMTFFLSGLYLLPESRKALYRPPNNPVGASDIGYLTDAHIRDTLKYIRQAWLEGHEIGTHFNGHFCGGQGSVGNWTPAQWENEIHQAVSFVTRWKSNSGWTDLDPLPFDYRRELVGGRTPCLLGQENLLPTARKLGWRYDASSPGGRQQWPGKRGGVWDLPLQAVPFPGHSFEVLSMDYNILANQSRNSTNGVPSRYPGWRKQATGAYLGGFRRAYESNRAPLFIGNHFEQWNGGIYMDAVEEALKAMAGKKDVRLVSFRQFCDWLDAQDPEILARLRSLEVGQSPDGGWGTFLRAV; encoded by the coding sequence ATGCGCGACATCACTCGAAGGAGCCTGCTCGGAGCGGGACTCGGTGCCGCCGCGGCCATCGGTGCCGCGGGCTGCGGCGCCGGTTCGCGCGGCGGTGAACCGGGACGGGGCGGCGGTCAACCGGGACGGAGCGGGGATGACACGAGCGGGGGCGGCAGCGAGAGGCCCGGTGCGTCGCAGCGGCCGGTGCGCCCCATAGGCGACGGCTCGACGGCCGACACGGGAGAGCAGCCCGGGCAGCCGGGGCCCCCTGCGCCGCTCGAACCAGGCCAGGCGCCGCCGCAGTTCGTGATCTTCTCCTGGGACGGCGCGGGTGAGGTCGGCAACGGCCTCTTCCCGCGTTTCCTCGAACTCGCCAGAGAACACGACGCGTCGATGACGTTCTTCCTCTCCGGGCTCTATCTGCTGCCCGAGTCCAGGAAGGCGCTCTACCGTCCGCCCAACAATCCGGTGGGGGCCTCCGACATCGGCTATCTCACCGACGCGCACATCAGGGACACCCTGAAGTACATACGGCAGGCATGGCTCGAAGGGCACGAGATAGGCACGCACTTCAACGGGCATTTCTGCGGCGGGCAGGGTTCGGTCGGCAACTGGACGCCCGCCCAGTGGGAGAACGAGATCCACCAGGCCGTGTCCTTCGTCACCCGGTGGAAGAGCAACAGCGGCTGGACGGACCTCGATCCGCTCCCCTTCGACTACCGCAGGGAACTCGTGGGCGGCCGCACCCCCTGTCTGCTCGGTCAGGAGAACCTCCTGCCGACGGCGAGGAAGCTGGGCTGGCGCTACGACGCCAGCTCACCGGGCGGCCGCCAGCAGTGGCCCGGGAAACGCGGTGGAGTGTGGGACCTGCCGCTACAGGCCGTGCCGTTCCCCGGCCACTCCTTCGAGGTGCTCTCGATGGACTACAACATACTCGCCAACCAGTCCCGGAATTCGACCAACGGGGTGCCCTCCCGCTACCCGGGCTGGCGCAAGCAGGCCACCGGGGCCTATCTCGGCGGATTCCGCCGGGCCTACGAGTCGAATCGCGCGCCGCTGTTCATCGGCAACCACTTCGAGCAGTGGAACGGCGGTATCTACATGGACGCCGTCGAGGAGGCCCTGAAGGCCATGGCCGGGAAGAAGGACGTGCGCCTCGTGTCGTTCCGGCAGTTCTGCGACTGGCTCGACGCGCAGGACCCGGAGATTCTCGCCAGGCTCCGCTCCCTCGAGGTCGGGCAGTCCCCGGACGGCGGCTGGGGAACCTTTCTGAGAGCCGTGTGA
- a CDS encoding VOC family protein produces MGAAAPNQGLDHVALRTHDLDATVRFCTEALGFRFDASGARLGQESTAASSWTRATNGCSNSSTRVPPRPAGSGRPFDTPPLPTDEERARAAALVHFALRTEDPDTLYRRAVDAGARSLTAPTEIETTGTMPMTLYVGFVYGPDGEGVEFVRRPHPKQG; encoded by the coding sequence ATGGGTGCTGCCGCACCCAACCAGGGCCTCGACCATGTCGCCCTCCGCACCCACGATCTCGACGCCACCGTCCGCTTCTGCACCGAAGCGCTCGGCTTCCGGTTCGACGCGAGTGGAGCGCGCCTCGGGCAGGAGTCCACCGCTGCGTCTTCCTGGACACGGGCGACGAACGGGTGCTCGAACTCTTCGACGCGGGTTCCACCCCGCCCGGCCGGTTCGGGCCGGCCCTTCGACACGCCTCCCCTCCCGACCGACGAGGAGCGGGCCCGCGCCGCCGCCCTCGTGCACTTCGCCCTCCGCACGGAAGACCCGGACACCCTCTACCGGCGGGCCGTCGACGCCGGCGCACGCTCGCTGACGGCCCCGACCGAGATCGAGACCACCGGCACGATGCCGATGACGCTGTACGTCGGTTTCGTGTACGGCCCCGACGGGGAGGGCGTCGAGTTCGTCAGGCGCCCCCACCCGAAGCAGGGCTGA
- a CDS encoding TlpA family protein disulfide reductase yields MSLVRAPRRTLITVGALAAAFALSACTGDAGGRSGGGGDTNFVTGTSGISTVAEGKRTTAPRLSGEDLTGKPLDLADYQGKVVVLNLWGSWCAPCRAEAPYLSKVAEETKSQGVEFIGINTRDPQTGPALAFEKDYEVGYPSFHDPIGKLILKFPKGSLNPQAIPSTIVIDREGKIAARALTGLDDKQLRSMIDPVVAEK; encoded by the coding sequence ATGAGTCTCGTCCGTGCCCCTCGACGCACCCTGATCACCGTCGGCGCGCTCGCCGCCGCGTTCGCCCTGTCGGCGTGCACCGGCGATGCCGGGGGCAGGTCCGGCGGCGGCGGCGACACCAACTTCGTCACCGGCACGAGCGGGATCTCCACCGTCGCCGAGGGCAAGCGGACGACCGCTCCGCGGCTGTCCGGCGAGGACCTCACGGGCAAGCCGCTCGACCTGGCCGACTACCAGGGCAAGGTCGTCGTCCTGAACCTGTGGGGCTCGTGGTGCGCGCCCTGCCGCGCCGAGGCACCGTACCTGAGCAAGGTCGCCGAGGAGACGAAGAGCCAGGGCGTGGAGTTCATCGGGATCAACACCCGCGACCCGCAGACCGGCCCGGCGCTCGCCTTCGAGAAGGACTACGAGGTCGGCTACCCGAGCTTCCACGACCCCATCGGCAAGCTGATCCTGAAGTTCCCCAAGGGCAGCCTCAACCCGCAGGCCATTCCGAGCACGATCGTCATCGACCGTGAGGGGAAGATCGCGGCCCGTGCCCTGACGGGGCTGGACGACAAGCAGCTCCGCTCCATGATCGATCCCGTGGTCGCGGAGAAGTAG
- a CDS encoding cytochrome c biogenesis CcdA family protein: protein MQNETVMSGAMLLALPVAVLAGLVSFFSPCVLPLVPGYLSYVTGVTGTDLAEARKGRMASGAALFVLGFSAVFVSGGALFGFFGWTLQEHREVLTTVLGVLMILMGLFFMGLMPFLTQREFRFHKRPATGLVGAPVLGALFGIGWTPCIGPTLASVTVLSAQQGSAGRGALLTAAYCLGLGLPFVLAAVAFRRALGAFGWVRRHYAWVMRIGGGMMIATGALLLTGAWDVLVQEMQSWSQGFQVGI, encoded by the coding sequence ATGCAGAACGAGACGGTCATGAGCGGCGCGATGCTGCTCGCGCTCCCCGTCGCCGTCCTGGCGGGTCTGGTGTCCTTCTTCTCCCCCTGCGTACTGCCGCTGGTCCCGGGCTATCTGTCCTATGTGACCGGCGTCACCGGCACCGATCTCGCCGAGGCCCGGAAGGGGAGGATGGCCTCCGGAGCGGCTCTCTTCGTGCTCGGCTTCTCCGCCGTCTTCGTCTCCGGAGGGGCTCTCTTCGGCTTCTTCGGCTGGACCCTCCAGGAGCACCGCGAGGTGCTCACCACGGTCCTCGGTGTGCTGATGATCCTGATGGGCCTCTTCTTCATGGGCCTCATGCCCTTCCTCACCCAGCGCGAGTTCCGCTTCCACAAGCGGCCCGCGACGGGACTCGTGGGGGCACCCGTGCTCGGAGCGCTCTTCGGCATCGGCTGGACCCCGTGCATCGGCCCGACCCTCGCCTCGGTGACGGTGCTCTCCGCGCAGCAGGGCAGCGCGGGCCGCGGAGCGCTGCTGACCGCCGCGTACTGCCTCGGCCTCGGGTTGCCGTTCGTGCTCGCTGCCGTCGCCTTCCGCAGGGCTCTCGGTGCGTTCGGCTGGGTCAGGCGCCACTATGCCTGGGTGATGAGGATCGGCGGCGGCATGATGATCGCGACCGGCGCGCTGCTGCTGACCGGCGCGTGGGACGTCCTCGTGCAGGAGATGCAGAGCTGGTCCCAGGGCTTCCAGGTGGGAATCTGA
- the resB gene encoding cytochrome c biogenesis protein ResB, with translation MSETETTTGNGTANESATGTTTGNGTANEPATGTTTGNGTANEPATGTITGTTAGTRTADEPGTGAVGAERADQEPGDLGGAGDQLSTAPQERAVPGSFGGRRAPGPVGAVAWGVRETTGWIRWFWRQLTSMRVALILLFLLSLGAIPGSLVPQNSADEVKVGTWKANNEFWTPVFEKLQLFDVYSSVWFSAIYILLFVSLIGCIVPRTWQFAGQLRGRPPGAPKRLTRLPVYTTWRTEAEPGAVGEAALALLRKRRFRAHVAGDAVASEKGYLREVGNLLFHVSLIVMLVAFAVGQLFKSEGGKLVVEGDGFANTLTQYDDFRSGSLFDIDDLVPFSFTLDQFTGTYEPSGPQKGTPRTFEAAVTYAEGAEGKDRKAVVRVNEPLEIDGSKVYLLAHGYAPVVTVRDGRGQVVHRAAVPLLPIDNNVSSTGVIKVLDGYRDGDGEKEQLGFPAFFVPTYAGKGHGQMFSQFPALVFPALNLSAYRGSLGVDSGVPQNVYQLDTRKMKPFKDAKGEVFKQTLLPGETMQLPDGAGSVTFEKEIKEWASFQISQQPGNGLALAGAVAAITGLVGSLFIQRRRVWVRAVRGEDGVTVVEMAGLGRSESAGLPEELADLAASLNAEAPTAPDPEPAAAVPAEGAEK, from the coding sequence ATGAGCGAGACCGAGACGACTACCGGGAACGGGACGGCGAACGAGTCGGCCACCGGGACGACTACCGGGAACGGGACGGCGAACGAGCCGGCCACCGGGACGACTACCGGGAACGGGACGGCGAACGAGCCGGCCACCGGGACGATTACCGGGACGACTGCCGGGACCAGGACGGCGGATGAGCCCGGGACCGGGGCCGTCGGCGCAGAGCGGGCCGACCAGGAGCCCGGCGACCTCGGCGGCGCGGGGGACCAGCTCTCCACCGCCCCCCAGGAGCGGGCGGTGCCCGGCTCCTTCGGCGGGCGGCGCGCTCCGGGCCCCGTCGGCGCGGTCGCCTGGGGAGTCCGTGAGACGACCGGCTGGATCCGGTGGTTCTGGCGCCAGCTGACCTCCATGCGGGTGGCGCTCATCCTGCTGTTCCTGCTCTCCCTGGGCGCGATCCCCGGTTCCCTCGTCCCGCAGAACAGTGCGGACGAGGTGAAGGTCGGCACCTGGAAGGCGAACAACGAGTTCTGGACGCCGGTCTTCGAGAAGCTCCAGCTCTTCGACGTCTACAGCTCGGTGTGGTTCTCCGCGATCTACATCCTGCTGTTCGTCTCGTTGATCGGCTGCATCGTCCCGAGGACCTGGCAGTTCGCCGGTCAGCTGCGCGGCCGCCCGCCGGGCGCGCCCAAGCGCCTGACCCGGCTGCCCGTGTACACGACGTGGCGGACCGAGGCCGAGCCCGGGGCGGTCGGCGAGGCCGCGCTCGCGCTGCTGCGGAAGCGTCGGTTCCGGGCGCATGTCGCCGGGGACGCGGTGGCCTCGGAGAAGGGCTATCTGCGCGAGGTCGGGAACCTCCTCTTCCATGTCTCCCTGATCGTGATGCTCGTGGCCTTCGCCGTCGGGCAGCTCTTCAAGTCCGAGGGGGGCAAGCTGGTCGTCGAGGGCGACGGCTTCGCCAACACCCTGACCCAGTACGACGACTTCAGGTCCGGGTCGCTGTTCGACATCGACGACCTGGTCCCGTTCAGCTTCACCCTGGACCAGTTCACCGGCACATACGAGCCCAGCGGCCCGCAGAAGGGCACACCCCGCACCTTCGAGGCCGCGGTCACCTACGCCGAGGGCGCCGAGGGCAAGGACCGGAAGGCCGTCGTCCGGGTCAACGAGCCGCTGGAGATCGACGGCTCCAAGGTCTATCTGCTCGCCCACGGCTACGCGCCCGTCGTGACCGTCCGCGACGGCAGGGGCCAGGTCGTCCACCGGGCCGCCGTCCCGCTGCTGCCCATCGACAACAACGTCAGCTCCACCGGTGTCATCAAGGTGCTGGACGGCTACCGCGACGGGGACGGCGAGAAGGAGCAGCTCGGCTTCCCCGCCTTCTTCGTGCCCACCTACGCGGGCAAGGGCCACGGCCAGATGTTCTCCCAGTTCCCGGCCCTGGTGTTCCCGGCGCTCAACCTGAGTGCGTACCGGGGCAGCCTCGGCGTCGACTCCGGTGTCCCGCAGAACGTGTACCAGCTGGACACCCGCAAGATGAAGCCGTTCAAGGACGCCAAGGGCGAGGTGTTCAAGCAGACCCTGCTGCCGGGGGAGACGATGCAGCTGCCCGACGGCGCGGGCTCGGTCACCTTCGAGAAGGAGATCAAGGAGTGGGCGAGCTTCCAGATCTCCCAGCAGCCGGGCAACGGGCTCGCGCTCGCCGGTGCCGTCGCCGCGATCACCGGGCTCGTCGGTTCCCTGTTCATCCAGCGCCGCCGGGTGTGGGTGCGTGCCGTGCGCGGCGAGGACGGTGTGACGGTCGTGGAGATGGCGGGGCTGGGCCGGAGCGAGTCGGCCGGGCTCCCCGAGGAACTGGCCGACCTCGCCGCATCGCTCAACGCCGAGGCGCCGACCGCGCCCGACCCCGAACCAGCCGCAGCTGTTCCCGCCGAAGGGGCTGAGAAGTGA
- the ccsB gene encoding c-type cytochrome biogenesis protein CcsB: MNLAAANNESLAEFSNVLIYSAMAVYTLAFLAHIAEWTFGSRSRVGRTAAALTADGRAAAPGVRVARRGGGTTVLDRPRVVTRSAAGTRDVPDGPGAAGGDRQGDLYGRIAVSLTALAFLIEAAGVATRAVSVQRAPWGNMYEFSTTFSTVAVGAYLGFLLARKNVRWIGLPLVTTVLLDLGIAVTWLYTESDQLVPALDSYWLWIHVSTAIFCGAVFYLGAVATLLYLFRDSYENKLAEGGDPGSFARSVLHRLPSAASLDKFAYRINAAVFPLWTFTIIAGAIWAGDAWGRYWGWDAKEVWSFITWVAYAAYLHARATAGWKGRRAAYIALVAFACFLFNYYGVNLFVNSLHGYAGV; the protein is encoded by the coding sequence GTGAATCTCGCCGCCGCCAACAACGAGAGCCTCGCCGAGTTCAGCAACGTGCTGATCTACTCGGCCATGGCCGTGTACACCCTGGCCTTCCTCGCGCATATCGCCGAGTGGACGTTCGGCAGCCGCAGCAGGGTCGGCCGTACCGCCGCCGCCCTGACGGCGGACGGCCGGGCCGCCGCACCGGGGGTCCGGGTCGCCCGCAGGGGCGGCGGGACCACCGTGCTGGACCGCCCCAGGGTCGTCACCCGCTCCGCGGCCGGCACCCGGGACGTCCCCGACGGCCCCGGCGCGGCCGGCGGTGACCGGCAGGGCGACCTGTACGGCCGGATCGCGGTCTCGCTGACCGCCCTCGCCTTCCTGATCGAGGCCGCGGGCGTCGCGACCCGAGCCGTCTCGGTGCAGCGTGCCCCCTGGGGCAACATGTACGAGTTCTCCACCACCTTCTCCACGGTGGCGGTCGGCGCGTACCTCGGCTTCCTCCTCGCCAGGAAGAACGTGCGCTGGATCGGGCTGCCGCTCGTCACCACGGTCCTGCTGGACCTGGGCATCGCGGTCACCTGGCTCTACACCGAGAGCGACCAGCTCGTCCCGGCCCTGGACTCGTACTGGCTGTGGATCCACGTCTCCACCGCGATCTTCTGCGGCGCGGTCTTCTACCTGGGCGCGGTCGCCACCCTGCTGTACCTCTTCCGGGACTCCTACGAGAACAAGCTCGCCGAAGGCGGCGACCCCGGCTCCTTCGCCCGCTCCGTGCTGCACCGGTTGCCGTCCGCCGCGTCCCTGGACAAGTTCGCCTACCGCATCAACGCCGCGGTCTTCCCGCTGTGGACGTTCACCATCATCGCGGGGGCGATCTGGGCGGGCGACGCATGGGGCCGCTACTGGGGCTGGGACGCCAAGGAGGTCTGGTCCTTCATCACCTGGGTGGCGTACGCCGCGTATCTGCACGCCCGCGCCACCGCCGGATGGAAGGGCCGCAGGGCCGCGTACATCGCGCTGGTCGCCTTCGCCTGCTTCCTCTTCAACTACTACGGCGTCAACCTCTTCGTGAACAGCCTCCACGGCTACGCGGGGGTCTGA
- a CDS encoding SRPBCC domain-containing protein, which produces MTEAIPYGTSETRAGDGGPVHVLHFVFLLPHPVVRVWAAVATPEGLPQWLARADLLEPRLGGAVTLRWLNAEEGAEGAVVSGRVTAWDREAVAEYTVGTYGRIRFHMEPAPANSLASVLRFTNEFAGPDGRRLDNLARWHRHFEYLSDALDGRPADRSARTPERLGRLRAEYAART; this is translated from the coding sequence ATGACGGAAGCGATCCCGTACGGCACCAGCGAGACCCGGGCCGGTGACGGCGGTCCGGTGCACGTCCTGCACTTCGTGTTCCTTCTGCCGCACCCGGTGGTGCGGGTGTGGGCGGCCGTCGCCACGCCCGAGGGCCTGCCGCAGTGGTTGGCCAGGGCGGACCTGCTGGAACCCCGGTTGGGCGGCGCGGTGACGCTCCGTTGGCTGAACGCGGAGGAAGGCGCCGAGGGGGCCGTGGTCTCCGGACGGGTCACGGCCTGGGACCGGGAGGCCGTCGCCGAGTACACCGTCGGGACTTACGGCCGCATCCGCTTCCACATGGAGCCGGCCCCCGCGAACTCGCTGGCGTCCGTGCTGCGCTTCACCAACGAGTTCGCCGGCCCGGACGGGCGGCGGCTCGACAACCTGGCCCGCTGGCACCGGCACTTCGAGTACCTGTCGGACGCGCTCGACGGCAGGCCCGCCGACCGGTCCGCCCGGACGCCCGAGCGCCTCGGCCGGCTCCGCGCGGAGTACGCCGCTCGCACCTGA
- a CDS encoding PLD nuclease N-terminal domain-containing protein: protein MLRVLMFLVPLALSIYAFIDCISTDEKEIRHIPKPLWAILVLLFPLVGSISWLIAGKNRGPRRPSRRGGWVAPDDNPEFLKSLDEDGPKQPRDRAKDQTRDEDPGTS from the coding sequence ATGCTTCGGGTGCTGATGTTCTTGGTGCCGCTGGCGCTCAGCATCTACGCCTTCATCGACTGCATCTCCACGGACGAGAAGGAGATCAGGCACATCCCCAAGCCGCTCTGGGCGATCCTCGTGCTGCTCTTCCCGCTGGTGGGTTCGATCTCCTGGCTGATCGCCGGGAAGAACCGCGGCCCGCGGCGTCCGTCGAGGCGCGGCGGCTGGGTGGCTCCCGACGACAACCCCGAGTTCCTGAAGTCCCTCGACGAGGACGGCCCCAAGCAGCCCCGGGACCGGGCCAAGGACCAGACGCGCGACGAGGACCCGGGCACGTCCTGA